taaaaaaatattttcctaaaaaaaaaaaagaataattaaatggaattaacagcttttttatGGTTACTCTATTTGCTGTGGCTTGTGTAATAAATATTTTCCAATGGATTGTacctattaaagaaaataataactccCCCTTTACCACACGGTATGGTACTTTCCACGCCCCGCTGTCTCCTTGGCGCGTTgtattaaaatgatttgttttgagTTGGAGGGATTTTCTTTGCTTCTTGTCTTTAAACATTCTGAGTGGTTGCTTCGCTTAGTCTGCTCTCTGTTGATTGATATGTCTTTCAAGCACAATTCAAGCCCCTGCGAACAAGATGATGTCAGGTAATTATAACACAATGATGTTTAGcgatttaattatgtatttacattttacagggCGGTGcggtgacaaaaaaacaaacaaacatgtaaataaatattactgtAGCCAGTTGTATGCTCCGCGGGAAATGTTGTGATTTAAAGTGGACCcttaaacaaaataactaaagaatgtgtaaacgtgtttgttttattttgtcctgCTCGGTCTTTCCAAGAACAACTCGAGCCCAAGTTTTGGTTTATTAGTTTTAACGCTTCAGAATGCTCCGGGGTTTCAAGTTCTCAGTATATCGTGAACGAAAAATGTTATTGACTGTACTGCATAGACTTCAAAATAGCTGGTGTCTGATTTAGGCTGCGGTTGTGTTAAAAAAGTTTGTGCAgaattaacaaattattttttgttatttgtgtcgGTGTATGTGACTGACTACGAACCGGAGGGAGGGGGGAATCAAATACGTTAAATACTCAAACACtgtctcctttttaaaataaaggcaaaGGCGTAGTAGGACTGGTACTACCAGAGCACTAGTGTTTGCCACATACTGTATTATGCTACAAAATGGCCGCTGGCGCGAAATTAAACAGGGTTAACATCATTTCGTTAACAAAACATAGGAACCCTGGACACGACCATTAACGTCATTACACATATAATCAAATGGCACTATTTATGTTAGGTACTGTGGGGAAAACCGAACCAAAACAAAATCGTATATGTTAATCAAATTGTGAGGAAAATAGATGTTCGAGGTATATACATACAGTGTGCTACGGAACACGCATCTGGTAAATGACTTATTTAAGAATTTATGGATGAACTTAACAGTACATTGTACGACAGGAGTCGGCCCCCTGCAAGGTGGTCCCAGGGTAGGAAGCGCGGAGCAGACGGGAAGCTGAGACAACACGGAGATACCGAGTCCACTGTGTTTGATGAAGAGATCGAGAAGCACAGTCGCAGATACTTGGACAACAGACCATCTAGGTAAGAGGACCTGAGATGGTATGTGCTGAATGACCCAGTTTTGTattttggataaaaaataaactggaacTACAAATATTTGTATAGTAATGTACACGCTTTTTTCAAGAAGTGTtgtacagaacttttttttttttttttttttttttttttttagatcaagaTGAATCCGAGGCCTATACAATATCGATTAGTTTAAAGCAACAGCTggtgttcccccccccccccccccccccccccccccccccccccaaacattgATCAAATTGTTTAACTCTCAATATCAAAATGATTGACAAAGCTTATTAAGGAAGTACAATATACgtctttattttaatgtgcattggGAGTTCTAATGATGGTTAGCTTTGTTTAGAAATATGTGTCAATTACTAATGGATATGTATCTATTAAATGTCAATTCAAAAGTGACTTGCGTGATGGTCAACATGCAATTTACACCACGTGGATGAGACATTTATCAGTGTATTTTATTGGGACTTTTTCTTCTCTAGCTTTACAACTCCTGAGGGAGATGGACCCACTAGCAGGTGTAAAGACTGGGGCAGTGCTGTGGAACAAGAAGAATTACGAACAAACGTCAGGAAAGATATGCAGAGGTTAGTCATGCAAATCACACATTTATCCAGGAGTCAGGTGCAACAAAAGCCTTGTGCGCAAGGGTGTTTTGGCAAAGCACATATTAGTTAACATGTgagaacattttaatgttaattgGCTGACCAAGTTAAACCGTTACATATAACACAGGattagactttttttaaacaattgtcaccctcccctcctcccttcAGCCCCTTTGTAGATTACACAGGAGTGACCCCTTTAGTCTACCTTTTTTTGTACAggtgaaatgtttttggtcagatTACCCCTCCCTCTTCTCGCTTTGTTGCAAGTTTTAacttttgtgaaaaataaattattgtacaataactacaatagtttttttttttcttagtcaaACTGATTATGTGATTTTCCTGGAATGTGTTGATTAGTACTTTTACTTACCTTCATGCTTGCAGGTACAGGAGAAGAATCTTGGTTAACGACTTTAACGAAAGTGAATGGACAACCTCCTCGGAAAGgtataaaatagaaaacattaaGATGATGATGACTCGCATTCATTCAGTAGCTGTTGAAACTGGCAGGAGCTCAGGCAATGCAGCAGTCAAAGTAAATGCTATCCTTATCCACTCGCTGTTTGTGATCGTGAGATATTACTTGTCTGCTATGTCATCTTGTCGTGGGGGTGGGAGGATTCACTTTTTTATTGCACTATCAGGTGGTATTAATAACTAGCATAGGAAAGGTGGGGGCTTAGAGAATCTCATCACTTCCCAGTGTTGGAGATTTATTTTGGCTGCAGCATTATTTTGCCTTTCCTTTCAATTTTGACAATTTCCCAAGTTTACTTTTCATTTCCTGATTGTGGAATcttgtaatttataaaatgtagaacagaataaaacacagtaactgtTAACTGTGTGTATCTGAAGCCTGTTGTGCTAGAAAGCTAGCATTAGTTAGTGTTGTGTGCACTGGTGGAGACTGGCACCatagatgtactgtactgtgcaaaaTATAGGCAACAGCATAATTTTTGCTATTGTCTGAAGATATATTGATGCCCTGCATGCCCTAAACAAATAAATCCAAATAACACAATtgttaaattgattttgttttttgctttgcttgAATTAGTAAGcacctttttaaatatgattcACTGTAAATTTGCTTACTTTTAAGCATTATTTTTCTTAGCTCCGATTCTAGAGATTCACCTGTACCTACTGAACTGGAAACAGATGAAGGAGTCCTTATGAGAAGACAGAAGCAGATAAACTATGGGAAAAATACTATTGCGTATGATCGCTACATCAAGGAAGTTCCAAAGTAAGTACATGTAAACTATTGTAAAtctttgtacaattttttttaacaaaaacattaagcATGTTTACATATTACATACTGAAGGTGTTTACAAGGCGAGACTGtcaaagcttttaaaaacttcaattttaaacaagttaaaccttttattttgtttttcttctctctATAGACCTCTTCGTCAGGCAGATGTTCATCCTAGGACACCcaataagtttaaaaaatacagccgGAGGTCTTGGGACCAGCAGATACGAATCTGGAGGGTTGCTCTACATGCTTGGGATCCACCTGCAGAGGAAGGCGGTGACTTGCAAGCAATGTAGGTTTTACATAGTTTGAGACATTGAAGAGCAAGATTGTTACCTGTATGGGAGAGATTTGGGTAATAAGTTTAAGGTTTTGGTTCTTGGTACACATAGTTTCACTTACTAGAACACATGTCAGAAATcagatttaaaatgtgtgctgCCATTTTTTGTAAAGATTTAGTATTAAATCTTTTGGGGGCTTGTCGGTCACACAGCATTACACATTACAAGAAAACCCATGTACTCTTTGAGTGTTCGTGGAGTATCATCTGTGTTGTCATGCACCATCaataatttctttttaaattctcttaGTCAAGAGATTGATCTGGAGGACATCATGGAAGTTGAGTCAGGGGCCAGCAGTTCAACAGAATCAGGGACAAGTTCCCAGTCTTTGAATGTGGGCAAAGCTCCTGCAACAACACCAGAGGTAAGTTAATTACAGGAAAATAGTTTCCAGACCACATTGTATTAATCCCCCTGCTGTGATTTCTATTGCATGACAGTagttgttaaaacttcatgctgatttgaactccgcTGTTGCCAAGAtcagcaccaactaagacatagctttacagtaaacccTAAAGCTATGATTAAACTGTGATCCAtgtgcatctccatccatttgcgtttctttacATGTGATAATggtgatatccttctgcctggtgttgatggctgaagtgtaatgctgactccagggatcagcttacctccccagcacatcagcacacacaacggctgcaatgctggttccggggatcaaccacagtgcggtctccccagcgcatcagcatgacaaccgtctgaatTGAGCCAAGTAGggcacatctctggggtcttcaagtgtgCACCTTCTATCCTCGGTGTTaagttgactagcccacgacacctaaaggctcgacagtgattctggcgtcccgtCATCACCCCATCGGTtgcccactcaactcagcccaacttacttatctgtacatcagcgttgctttctttctattttgcATGATAttcccagccagaatctttctatctcaaccacagccagttccTTTCTACTGCTTctgataagttcttcactgtgcgatgcaactcttggccactgaacccgacatttCTGAGAAGTCAGGTTGTATAGTGTGCCAAAAATCCTCGACAGCCcgcctccactgggtaaacccagacgctccatcctcgctgttctgcttcagcagctagttgagcataccaaagtttcttcctctcatacacctcattcacagcatcctcccatggcactgttaacgcTACCttatgaacaaggcgtgctgatccagaccacaagacaatgtgtGGTCGAAGGTTAGTattggcaatctcaggtggaaaaataagccattgaccaacatctgccaacattttccagtctctggcagcttccagttgtcctgggcgaggcttgattttaacaccttttcttggttgCTCTcttggacggaggaatattgacttttatgtgtaatgctttgatggaactggtggcaacttggtcaggttacgcttgtcttccaatgctaaggccaagcaTCGCAGCACcaggtcatggcgccaagtaaaccgtccttggctaagacccacctttacatcctgtcaaaatgtgccttaatgttccAGGTGATGAATACAAATGACATAagagatcctcacccacccagaggtttaggttctgtggtgatgggagaacatcatatgttgtgTGACTGCAAAGGGAGGTGTATTCTCACAAACTTATTTcaatcatctttattttatatatagcgcctttcatgatAGAtcgccacaaagtgctttacaagtataaaaacattaataaatgttAGTGAAAGTAACAATGAGcattaatgaacaaaataaaaaaaaaacaagcaagcaagggtaagaaaatattttaagatatgcaagatagattataaaaatgtgtttttaatctagttttaaaGGCAGCAATAGTGACTAAAGAAACACTAAT
The sequence above is a segment of the Polyodon spathula isolate WHYD16114869_AA chromosome 2, ASM1765450v1, whole genome shotgun sequence genome. Coding sequences within it:
- the LOC121330938 gene encoding histone RNA hairpin-binding protein-like; the encoded protein is MICFELEGFSLLLVFKHSEWLLRLVCSLLIDMSFKHNSSPCEQDDVRSRPPARWSQGRKRGADGKLRQHGDTESTVFDEEIEKHSRRYLDNRPSSFTTPEGDGPTSRCKDWGSAVEQEELRTNVRKDMQRYRRRILVNDFNESEWTTSSESSDSRDSPVPTELETDEGVLMRRQKQINYGKNTIAYDRYIKEVPKPLRQADVHPRTPNKFKKYSRRSWDQQIRIWRVALHAWDPPAEEGGDLQAIQEIDLEDIMEVESGASSSTESGTSSQSLNVGKAPATTPEDSCTGTPNKMVRRLDAQMEGGFDLESCLAEARDNSWLSAS